From Apium graveolens cultivar Ventura chromosome 9, ASM990537v1, whole genome shotgun sequence, the proteins below share one genomic window:
- the LOC141684356 gene encoding uncharacterized protein LOC141684356 yields the protein MTVLKRYVLRLFISLKYITANVVDRNNGRIVASASTVEHSIKENLECGRSCNAKAAVVVGEVLAMRLKVEGLDQGQERGIHVDVNKEIAKKGLVSRTKVWGIVNALKNNGVKLILDDDNNNASPSSKY from the coding sequence ATGACAGTGTTGAAGAGGTATGTTTTGAGACTATTTATATCGTTAAAGTACATCACAGCAAATGTTGTGGATAGAAATAATGGACGGATCGTTGCATCAGCATCAACAGTAGAACATTCTATCAAGGAAAATCTTGAATGTGGTCGATCTTGTAATGCTAAAGCAGCGGTGGTTGTTGGAGAAGTGTTGGCAATGAGACTGAAGGTTGAGGGTCTTGATCAGGGACAAGAAAGAGGGATTCATGTTGACGTGAACAAGGAAATTGCCAAGAAAGGGTTGGTGAGTCGTACCAAGGTATGGGGCATTGTCAATGCTCTCAAGAACAATGGTGTAAAACTAATTCTCGATGATGACAATAATAATGCATCTCCATCGAGCAAGTATTAA
- the LOC141686504 gene encoding uncharacterized protein LOC141686504, with protein sequence MVKKKLNRQQSVGAVVEHVFPLREFTSSTHGLWLAEVFKVVYHGHEELTPHRQIGTIKVNDELNEHYLYKVGRTDKRKPSIRHMDEVMLTGPRISSISTENSLTIDVDLFRGAYKDTFYIKDILNDDSVKICYPLQRRIISKDGRGEIVILYAIYDNAIEAQLEIKLLADDNFTLEVYGVVAASTTKLDSFEHISMLFLKKPDDKIKVRRRRLLPLSRSIVAVPLETELIVDIHLLTGDENHIFEGTVKFKAERGGTRRQLVEGKKCKILVEVT encoded by the exons ATGGTAAAGAAGAAGTTAAATCGCCAACAAAGTGTTGGTGCAGTGGTTGAGCACGTGTTCCCCTTACGGGAGTTCACGAGTTCGACTCAT GGACTCTGGCTAGCAGAGGTGTTCAAGGTAGTATACCATGGACATGAGGAGTTAACGCCGCATAGACAGATTGGCACCATCAAAGTTAACGATGAATTAAATGAGCATTACTTGTACAAAGTAGGTAGAACAGATAAGCGTAAGCCATCAATTCGACATATGGATGAGGTTATGCTTACCGGACCTCGTATATCATCAATCTCAACTGAGAATTCCCTTACTATCGATGTTGATCTCTTTAGGGGTGCTTACAAGGACACGTTTTATATTAAAGATATCCTCAATGATGATTCGGTTAAGATATGTTACCCTTTACAAAGAAGAATCATATCGAAAGATGGTAGAGGAGAGATCGTTATTCTATATGCAATATACGATAATGCTATAGAAGCCCAACTAGAGATTAAATTGTTAGCAGATGATAACTTTACTTTGGAGGTTTATGGAGTTGTTGCTGCTAGCACAACCAAATTGGATAGCTTTGAACATATAAGTATGCTCTTTTTGAAGAAACCTGATGACAAGATAAAAGTAAGGCGTCGTAGGCTATTACCGTTGTCCAGGTCCATAGTAGCCGTGCCTTTAGAAACTGAGCTTATTGTGGACATTCACCTGCTGACCGGAGATGAGAATCATATCTTTGAAGGCACTGTCAAGTTCAAGGCTGAAAGGGGTGGTACACGTAGACAGCTTGTAGAAGGCAAAAAATGCAAGATCCTAGTAGAAGTCACTTGA